The Calliphora vicina chromosome 3, idCalVici1.1, whole genome shotgun sequence genome contains a region encoding:
- the nSMase gene encoding putative neutral sphingomyelinase, with protein MVSLELSILTLNVWGIPFVSADRAERMQNIGKELASGKYDIVSLQEVWTEKDSVNLQELTKAVLPYAHYFYSGVIGAGLLVLSKYPIVTSLFHSWTVNGYCHRIQHADWFGGKGVGMCRIRVGDLYVHVYNAHLHAEYNIKNDDYKTHRVIQAFDTAQFIEATRWDAAVQVLAGDLNTKPTDISYKVLLYTSQMKDTCNSDTISTNESKQNSYTSKKVLARNPLGFRIDHIFLRSSDKIKTSILEYKLPLPDRVPGQKFSYSDHEGVQVRLRLQQKQDGDTCSIRHINACIEGEDAGEDENEDTMRDVKLTPPQTPVITNGHSVVAEDECPSDEPRLPKNLAIIKESIALCEEHLKKLKTDRIIYFTIAAILLACLIVMAEFPVPVGYKTLYLLLKLLVFAIILFCTFMGSIWNLMERNGTLSGKTSMEIKLQTSQYVNLKRD; from the exons ATGGTCTCGTTGGAATTAAGtattttaaccttaaatgtttg GGGCATACCTTTTGTATCCGCTGATAGAGCGGAGCGTATGCAAAATATTGGCAAGGAGTTGGCTAGTGGCAAATATGATATTGTATCACTGCAGGAGGTGTGGACAGAGAAAGACAGTGTCAATTTGCAGGAGCTAACCAAGGCAGTGCTACCATATGCTCATTATTTCTATAG TGGTGTGATTGGAGCTGGCTTATtggttttatcaaaatatcccATTGTTACTAGTTTGTTTCATTCATGGACCGTCAATGGCTATTGCCATCGTATACAACATGCTGATTGGTTTGGTGGCAAGGGTGTGGGCATGTGTAGAATACGAGTTGGTGATCTCTATGTACACGTTTACAATGCTCAT TTACATGctgaatataatattaaaaatgatgaTTACAAGACACATCGTGTCATACAAGCATTTGATACTGCTCAATTTATAGAGGCTACTCGCTGGGATGCGGCCGTACAAGTATTGGCCGGCGATTTAAATACTAAACCAACTGATATTTCTTACAA GGTTCTACTCTACACCTCCCAAATGAAAGACACTTGCAACTCCGACACAATATCGACCAATGAAAGCAAACAAAATTCGTACACCTCCAAAAAAGTTCTAGCTCGTAATCCCCTCGGTTTTCGCATCGATCATATATTCCTACGTAGTTCGGACAAGATAAAAACTTCTATATTAGAATACAAATTACCTCTGCCGGATCGGGTGCCTGGACAAAAATTCAGCTATTCAGATCATGAGGGTGTACAGGTGCGTTTAAGACTGCAGCAGAAACAAGATGGTGATACCTGTTCCATACGGCATATAAATGCCTGCATCGAAGGAGAAGATGCCGGAGAAGACGAAAATGAAGACACTATGCGTGATGTTAAATTAACACCACCCCAGACACCAGTTATAACTAATGGCCACTCAGTTGTAGCAGAAGATGAATGTCCCAGTGATGAGCCTAGATTACCCAAAAATTTAGCCATTATTAAAGAGTCCATAGCATTGTGTGAAGAACATTTGAAGAAATTGAAAACAGATCGTATTATTTACTTTACAATTGCTGCAATTCTATTGGCTTGCCTCATAGTGATGGCAGAGTTTCCGGTGCCTGTTGGCTATAagactttatatttattgctCAAGCTTTTGGTATTTGCCATTATACTCTTCTGTACATTTATGGGTTCCATTTGGAATCTAATGGAACGTAATGGTACTTTATCGGGTAAAACGTCTATGGAGATTAAATTGCAAACATCTCAGTATGTGAACTTGAAACGAGATTGA